The Hymenobacter sp. GOD-10R genome includes a window with the following:
- a CDS encoding glycosyltransferase family 4 protein: MRLLVITYYWPPSGGAGVQRSLKFVKHLPTLGVECTVITVDPEKGAYPVLDHSLAAEIPPSVRVIRTDTSEPFGSYKKLTGRQQIPYGGFANESKTSFQQRFFKFVRGNVFIPDPRRGWNRHVLQAVADLLAQGATFDAVLTSSPPHSTQLIGLALKKRYGLHWLADLRDPWTDIYYHKELNQTPPARWLDAYYERQVLEQADEILVTSPDTKRLFLGKSPRLVASKFHVLPNGYDESDFRIRSTSPIDCLLITHTGTISETYHIEQFLAACTECLQRHPDVPLRLRFVGKASDGVRQQIEENNLAPHVEFIPFVPHEESVRYLLRATVLLMAIPDVPNNFGILPGKVFEYLASNKPIICIGPVGSDADHLLEECGAGRALAYDDYPTMVEHLEGLIAQWRKNPNLDLPALNNTRYSRKALTQRLVSLIQNK; encoded by the coding sequence ATGCGTCTGCTCGTGATTACCTACTACTGGCCACCTTCGGGAGGCGCGGGCGTGCAGCGAAGCTTAAAGTTTGTGAAACACCTGCCCACGCTGGGAGTAGAGTGCACTGTCATCACGGTCGATCCGGAGAAAGGGGCCTACCCAGTGCTAGATCATTCCTTGGCCGCCGAAATCCCACCTAGCGTGCGTGTCATCCGGACCGACACGTCGGAGCCGTTTGGTAGCTACAAGAAACTCACTGGGCGCCAACAAATTCCTTACGGCGGCTTTGCTAACGAAAGCAAAACCAGCTTTCAGCAGCGCTTTTTCAAGTTTGTGCGCGGCAACGTGTTCATCCCCGATCCGCGCCGCGGCTGGAACCGGCACGTCTTGCAGGCGGTAGCCGACTTGCTAGCCCAAGGCGCAACGTTCGACGCCGTACTAACCAGCTCGCCGCCGCATTCCACCCAGCTCATCGGCCTAGCATTGAAGAAACGTTATGGCTTGCACTGGCTAGCCGATTTGCGCGACCCTTGGACCGATATTTATTACCATAAGGAGCTGAATCAAACCCCACCGGCTAGGTGGCTGGATGCTTATTACGAGCGCCAAGTGCTAGAGCAAGCCGACGAAATTCTCGTGACCAGTCCCGATACGAAGCGCTTATTTTTGGGGAAATCGCCGCGGCTCGTGGCCAGCAAGTTTCACGTGCTGCCTAATGGCTACGATGAAAGCGACTTCCGTATCCGTTCTACTTCACCTATTGATTGCCTGCTGATTACACACACGGGTACCATCAGCGAGACGTACCACATTGAGCAGTTCCTGGCGGCTTGTACCGAATGCCTCCAACGTCACCCAGATGTGCCGCTACGACTCCGGTTTGTAGGCAAGGCATCGGATGGCGTGCGCCAGCAGATTGAGGAAAACAACCTAGCTCCTCACGTGGAGTTCATTCCCTTTGTGCCGCACGAAGAGTCGGTGCGCTACCTGCTGCGGGCTACGGTGCTGCTCATGGCCATTCCCGACGTGCCCAACAATTTCGGCATTCTGCCCGGCAAAGTCTTTGAGTATCTCGCCTCTAATAAGCCTATTATCTGCATTGGTCCGGTTGGTTCCGACGCCGACCACCTGTTAGAGGAGTGTGGCGCTGGTCGCGCTTTGGCCTATGATGACTACCCTACCATGGTCGAGCACTTGGAAGGCTTGATAGCCCAATGGCGCAAGAACCCCAACCTAGACCTGCCGGCCCTGAACAACACGCGCTACTCACGCAAAGCCTTGACCCAGCGATTAGTAAGCTTAATTCAAAATAAATAG
- the pseB gene encoding UDP-N-acetylglucosamine 4,6-dehydratase (inverting): MALDLNHKSILVTGGTGSFGKKFVQTVFEKYPQVKRLVVYSRDELKQFEMSQVFPHSNYPAIRYFIGDIRDGERLKRACEGIDVIVHAAALKQVPAAEYNPMECIKTNIFGAENVINAALDCGVQDVVALSTDKAAAPINLYGATKLCSDKLFVAANNMKGARNLRFSVVRYGNVIGSRGSVVPFFMQRRHTGVLPITHPDMTRFNISLEGGVDLVLYALENAWGGEIFVPKIPSYKITEVAQAIAPGCRQEIVGIRPGEKLHEEMITETDALSTVELDKYYVILPFTPQWDVDKFIGHFNGKRVPAGFHYDSANNSEWLNAEQIREEIREHVDPAFVA, from the coding sequence ATGGCCCTCGACCTCAATCATAAATCTATTCTGGTAACCGGTGGCACCGGCTCGTTCGGCAAGAAGTTCGTGCAAACGGTGTTTGAGAAGTATCCGCAGGTAAAACGCTTGGTGGTGTACTCGCGCGACGAGCTTAAGCAATTCGAAATGTCGCAAGTGTTTCCGCACAGCAACTACCCCGCTATTCGCTACTTCATTGGCGACATTCGCGATGGGGAGCGGCTGAAGCGGGCCTGCGAAGGCATTGATGTGATTGTGCACGCTGCCGCTCTGAAGCAAGTGCCCGCGGCCGAGTACAATCCGATGGAGTGCATCAAAACGAACATCTTCGGCGCCGAAAACGTGATTAACGCGGCCCTCGACTGCGGCGTGCAAGACGTGGTAGCGCTAAGCACCGATAAGGCCGCCGCGCCTATCAACCTATACGGCGCAACCAAGCTCTGCTCGGATAAGCTTTTCGTAGCCGCCAACAACATGAAAGGCGCCCGTAATCTGCGCTTCTCAGTAGTGCGGTATGGCAACGTAATCGGCTCCCGCGGCTCGGTCGTGCCCTTTTTCATGCAGCGTCGGCACACAGGCGTATTGCCCATCACCCACCCCGACATGACGCGCTTCAACATCTCGCTCGAAGGCGGCGTCGACTTGGTGCTATACGCGCTGGAGAATGCCTGGGGCGGCGAAATCTTCGTGCCCAAAATACCTAGCTACAAAATCACGGAAGTGGCCCAGGCAATTGCTCCTGGCTGTCGCCAAGAAATTGTTGGTATTCGCCCCGGCGAGAAGTTGCACGAGGAGATGATCACCGAAACCGACGCGCTAAGCACCGTGGAGCTAGATAAATACTACGTAATTCTGCCCTTTACGCCGCAATGGGATGTCGATAAGTTCATCGGGCATTTCAATGGCAAGCGCGTGCCCGCTGGCTTCCACTACGACTCGGCAAACAACAGCGAATGGCTCAACGCTGAGCAGATCCGCGAGGAAATCCGGGAGCATGTAGACCCCGCGTTTGTGGCGTAG
- the pseC gene encoding UDP-4-amino-4,6-dideoxy-N-acetyl-beta-L-altrosamine transaminase, which translates to MTPAVSTFRPTRPIPYGRQHITPDDVQAVIEALQSDFLTQGPKVVEFEQKFADYIGVKYAVAVSNGTAALHLAALALGVQPGQRVITTPITFAASANCVRYCGGEVYFVDIDPVTALIDLQQVRSLLESHPQGYFHGFIPVDFAGLAVDLEEARQLCDEFGLWLIEDAAHSPGGFFTDSQGAEQWCGNGKFADLSIFSFHPVKHIATGEGGMITTNREDLYEKLLLLRTHGITKDPAKLHKNDGGWYYEMQELGYNYRLPDMLTALGISQLRRADEGLARRRAIAARYDAAFADMSGVQPLAGAPGHAYHLYVIQVADRKALYDALRERQIFTQVHYIPVHTMPYYQELGWKNGDFPHAEAYYAHCLSIPMFPSLTDEEQAYVIACIRELLNQ; encoded by the coding sequence ATGACTCCTGCTGTTTCTACCTTCCGCCCTACCCGTCCCATCCCCTACGGTCGCCAGCACATCACGCCCGACGACGTGCAAGCCGTAATCGAAGCGCTTCAATCTGACTTCCTAACGCAGGGGCCAAAAGTGGTGGAGTTCGAGCAGAAATTTGCTGACTATATAGGTGTGAAATACGCCGTAGCCGTCAGCAACGGCACTGCGGCGCTGCACTTAGCGGCCCTAGCCCTGGGCGTGCAGCCGGGCCAACGCGTAATTACGACGCCCATCACATTTGCCGCTTCCGCCAACTGCGTGCGCTACTGCGGCGGCGAGGTTTACTTCGTCGACATCGACCCCGTCACGGCGCTGATTGATCTACAACAAGTTAGGAGCTTACTAGAGAGTCACCCGCAAGGCTACTTCCATGGGTTTATCCCAGTTGATTTTGCTGGCTTGGCGGTTGATCTGGAAGAAGCCCGTCAGCTCTGCGACGAGTTTGGCCTGTGGCTGATCGAAGACGCGGCGCACTCACCGGGCGGTTTTTTCACCGATAGCCAGGGCGCGGAGCAATGGTGCGGCAACGGAAAATTTGCCGACTTATCCATTTTCTCCTTCCATCCGGTAAAACACATTGCTACCGGTGAAGGCGGCATGATAACGACGAACCGCGAGGATCTGTACGAAAAGCTGCTGCTGCTACGTACCCACGGCATCACCAAAGACCCCGCGAAGCTGCACAAAAACGACGGCGGCTGGTACTACGAAATGCAGGAGCTAGGCTACAACTATCGCCTGCCAGATATGCTCACGGCCCTCGGTATCAGCCAGCTACGCCGCGCCGACGAGGGCCTAGCTCGTCGACGGGCTATTGCGGCGCGCTACGATGCTGCCTTTGCCGACATGTCCGGTGTGCAGCCTCTCGCCGGAGCGCCCGGTCACGCGTATCACCTCTACGTGATTCAGGTGGCAGACCGCAAGGCCCTTTACGACGCCTTGCGCGAACGGCAGATTTTTACCCAAGTACACTACATTCCGGTGCACACCATGCCGTATTATCAGGAGCTAGGGTGGAAAAACGGCGATTTTCCGCATGCCGAGGCTTACTATGCGCATTGCTTGAGCATTCCTATGTTTCCGTCGCTCACCGATGAAGAGCAGGCGTACGTCATTGCCTGCATCCGAGAGCTTCTTAATCAATAG
- a CDS encoding glycosyltransferase family protein has product MFSSSPRIGVISQARMTSTRLPGKVLLPVAGQPLLHYHLARLQQSELPLYLAITSNATDNPLADFAAATYLPCTRGDEHDVLARYHQCAAEHELDLIVRVTSDCPLLDGQLIAEGVRTYLRQADPRLYLSNALERTFPRGFDFEVFSRELLDEAFSHAKLPSDREHVTPYIHQNRSGRVRFQHITRTPDRSQYRLTVDTADDFTLIRTLIEDFGAAELSGDELIALLDVHPELVAINQHVEQKKL; this is encoded by the coding sequence GTGTTCTCCTCTTCCCCACGCATTGGCGTTATTTCCCAAGCCCGCATGACCAGCACGCGCCTGCCTGGCAAGGTGTTGCTGCCTGTCGCGGGCCAGCCGCTGCTCCACTACCACCTAGCTCGTTTGCAGCAAAGTGAGCTGCCCTTGTACCTAGCTATTACCAGTAACGCCACCGACAACCCATTGGCGGATTTCGCCGCCGCGACGTACTTGCCATGCACGCGTGGCGACGAGCACGACGTGCTGGCCCGCTACCACCAGTGCGCGGCCGAGCATGAGCTAGATCTTATTGTACGCGTCACGTCCGATTGCCCGCTGCTGGATGGGCAGCTCATTGCTGAAGGAGTACGCACCTACCTGCGCCAAGCCGATCCGCGCCTGTATCTATCCAACGCGCTGGAGCGCACCTTTCCACGCGGATTCGATTTTGAGGTCTTCTCCCGGGAGCTGCTGGATGAAGCCTTTTCGCACGCCAAGCTGCCCAGCGACCGGGAACACGTGACGCCTTACATTCACCAAAACCGCTCGGGTCGGGTCCGTTTTCAGCACATTACGCGTACTCCCGATCGTAGCCAGTACCGGCTCACGGTGGATACCGCCGATGATTTTACCCTCATCCGCACCCTGATTGAAGACTTCGGCGCTGCCGAGCTATCAGGAGATGAGCTCATTGCGTTGCTGGATGTGCACCCGGAGCTAGTAGCGATAAACCAGCACGTAGAACAAAAAAAACTATAA
- the pseG gene encoding UDP-2,4-diacetamido-2,4,6-trideoxy-beta-L-altropyranose hydrolase produces MAERTRLIFRADGNPRIGLGHVMRLLALAEILREQFACVFAIQEPSPEVLAQLRAVCEEVVEMAPQPAAGEPAWLRQHVLRPTDVLVLDGYGFELNYQEAVRPAVARLVCLDDLHAFPFVADLVLNPAGGVTQERYDLRTPGARLLAGPAYAPLRTAFREVVHPVPSSALATTILVCLGGADPTHQTQQVTAALLQLPATEHVHAVVGSAYAGWEGLQTWAQDQARLTLHRNLPAAELCQLMQTCGAAVCSPSTISYEYCAAGGGLLFLLPTAANQHDLDLFLRLAGLALPYASASNVLTSPEADRISLQLRQAQQHYFDGQAPQRLRQEFAALVLPSFSLQLRPVAPADSEQLFEWANEPAVRQHSFNPNPISLAEHEQWFQNRLNDPNSILLIAEDSTTRQAAGLIRFSVENTEATLSYLLGANYRGKGLAAGLLAAGTWQLLQQFPAVRQVVGHVQATNLASIRAFERAGFQELSFSETANANSRTFYWLSSGIYPIFRALFYTT; encoded by the coding sequence ATGGCAGAACGCACGCGCCTCATCTTTCGGGCCGATGGCAACCCCCGCATCGGCCTAGGTCACGTCATGCGGCTGCTGGCGCTGGCGGAGATTCTGCGGGAGCAGTTTGCGTGTGTATTTGCTATTCAGGAACCTAGCCCTGAAGTGCTGGCGCAGTTGCGGGCCGTGTGTGAGGAAGTAGTGGAGATGGCGCCTCAGCCGGCCGCCGGTGAACCTGCTTGGCTCCGGCAGCATGTGCTACGCCCCACGGATGTGCTCGTACTGGATGGTTACGGCTTTGAGCTCAACTATCAAGAAGCCGTGCGCCCGGCAGTGGCCCGGCTAGTTTGCCTAGATGATTTGCACGCTTTTCCTTTCGTAGCTGACCTAGTTCTGAATCCGGCTGGCGGTGTTACGCAGGAACGGTACGACCTACGTACGCCGGGCGCGCGCCTACTGGCGGGGCCGGCGTATGCCCCCTTGCGCACTGCATTCCGCGAAGTTGTACACCCCGTGCCTAGCTCCGCTCTGGCGACTACCATACTGGTCTGCCTAGGTGGCGCCGACCCCACGCACCAGACGCAGCAAGTAACCGCCGCGCTGCTGCAACTACCTGCTACGGAGCATGTGCATGCCGTTGTCGGGAGTGCCTATGCGGGTTGGGAAGGCTTGCAAACCTGGGCGCAGGATCAGGCGCGGCTTACGCTGCACCGCAACTTGCCTGCGGCGGAACTGTGCCAACTCATGCAAACTTGCGGCGCCGCCGTGTGCTCACCTAGTACCATCAGCTACGAATACTGCGCGGCAGGTGGTGGCTTGCTGTTCCTGCTTCCTACGGCCGCTAACCAGCACGACCTAGATTTATTCCTGCGCTTAGCCGGCCTAGCCCTCCCCTACGCCAGCGCCTCCAACGTGCTGACCTCCCCAGAAGCTGACCGCATCAGCTTGCAGCTCCGCCAGGCCCAGCAGCACTACTTCGATGGCCAAGCGCCCCAGCGGCTGCGTCAAGAATTTGCGGCGCTGGTGCTACCTAGCTTTTCTTTACAGTTGCGCCCCGTCGCGCCCGCCGATTCCGAGCAGCTTTTTGAGTGGGCCAATGAGCCAGCCGTCCGGCAACATTCCTTTAATCCTAATCCGATCAGTCTGGCTGAGCACGAGCAGTGGTTTCAGAACCGCTTAAATGATCCTAACTCGATTTTATTAATTGCCGAAGATTCGACCACCCGTCAAGCCGCCGGCCTCATCCGGTTTAGTGTAGAGAATACCGAGGCGACGCTGAGCTACTTACTTGGGGCCAACTATCGGGGCAAAGGGCTAGCTGCGGGGCTTTTGGCAGCCGGTACGTGGCAGCTCTTGCAGCAATTTCCGGCAGTACGACAGGTCGTAGGGCATGTGCAGGCGACGAACCTAGCTTCCATCCGGGCATTTGAGCGGGCGGGCTTTCAAGAGTTATCTTTTTCCGAGACGGCCAACGCTAACAGTCGCACTTTCTACTGGCTATCTTCTGGTATTTATCCTATTTTTAGAGCTTTATTCTATACTACTTAA
- a CDS encoding DUF4328 domain-containing protein: MPGKAVNENEVLSWLTLATALALLGVTLAAVIYFFSWFRRAYANLQRAGCRTEHSNGWAIGAWFVPILNLFRPYSIMREIWDDTHRLAYGTEPPRPLLGWWWASFLVMSIMSRVSNSLSDQDKTAQQLENAAIGDAIHSLFVVVFILLTIAIIKRVAVAEEQLLLRQQVNSIGELAPEPVDLGATEEEHYY, translated from the coding sequence TTGCCGGGAAAAGCAGTCAATGAAAATGAAGTACTTAGCTGGTTAACGCTTGCTACAGCACTTGCCCTACTAGGGGTGACCCTGGCGGCCGTCATTTACTTTTTTAGTTGGTTTCGAAGGGCTTACGCCAATTTACAGCGTGCTGGCTGCCGCACGGAACACTCCAATGGCTGGGCTATCGGGGCCTGGTTTGTCCCAATTCTGAATCTATTTCGCCCTTACTCCATCATGCGGGAGATATGGGATGATACACACCGGCTGGCGTATGGGACGGAGCCGCCGCGTCCGCTGCTTGGCTGGTGGTGGGCTAGCTTTTTGGTTATGAGCATCATGAGTCGGGTATCGAATAGCTTGAGCGACCAGGATAAAACCGCGCAACAGCTAGAAAATGCCGCCATCGGCGATGCTATTCATAGCTTATTTGTGGTGGTGTTCATTCTGCTGACTATTGCCATTATCAAGCGGGTGGCAGTTGCGGAAGAGCAACTGCTGCTTCGCCAGCAAGTCAATAGCATTGGGGAGCTAGCCCCGGAGCCTGTCGACCTAGGTGCTACCGAAGAGGAGCACTACTATTGA
- the pseI gene encoding pseudaminic acid synthase: MSTFSIGSRLIGPDQPPFIIAELSGNHNQDLERGLAIVDAVAAAGAHAIKLQTYTADTMTLPGAFRIDDPNSLWYGRELHELYQEAYTPWDWHQPLFERAKSHGMLAFSSPFDESAVDFLETLDVPAYKIASFENTDWPLLRRVAATGKPVIMSTGASTLAEVAEAVAVLREAGCKDLVLLKCTSTYPATPQNTNLRTIPHFAQLFPESPVGLSDHTMGVGAAVAAVALGACVIEKHVTLRRADGGVDSAFSLEPEEVAALVTETERAWQALGQIQYGVQRAEEKSRLYKRSIYVAQDIRAGEPFTSENIRVVRPGLGLPPRYYEPLLGKPARQDLRAGTPLTWEML; this comes from the coding sequence ATGTCTACCTTTTCTATCGGCTCCCGTCTTATCGGTCCCGACCAGCCGCCGTTTATCATTGCGGAACTCAGCGGCAATCATAACCAAGACCTAGAGCGCGGCCTCGCCATCGTCGATGCCGTGGCAGCAGCCGGCGCCCACGCCATTAAGCTCCAGACCTACACCGCAGATACTATGACGCTGCCCGGTGCTTTCCGCATCGACGACCCCAACTCCCTTTGGTATGGCCGCGAGTTGCACGAGCTCTACCAAGAAGCCTACACGCCTTGGGATTGGCACCAGCCGTTGTTTGAGCGGGCTAAGAGTCACGGCATGCTTGCTTTCAGCTCGCCCTTCGACGAGTCGGCTGTCGATTTTCTAGAGACGCTCGACGTGCCCGCTTATAAGATTGCCTCTTTCGAAAACACCGACTGGCCGCTGCTACGCCGGGTAGCCGCGACCGGCAAACCCGTGATTATGAGCACCGGCGCCAGCACCCTAGCTGAGGTTGCCGAAGCCGTGGCCGTACTGCGCGAAGCCGGATGTAAGGACCTAGTGCTGCTCAAATGCACCAGCACCTACCCCGCCACGCCTCAGAACACCAACCTGCGGACCATTCCGCACTTTGCGCAGCTTTTCCCCGAGTCGCCCGTCGGCCTCTCCGATCATACGATGGGCGTGGGCGCAGCCGTAGCCGCCGTGGCCCTAGGTGCTTGCGTGATTGAAAAACACGTCACCTTGCGCCGCGCCGATGGCGGCGTCGATTCGGCTTTCTCGCTTGAACCCGAAGAAGTTGCCGCCCTGGTCACCGAAACGGAGCGGGCCTGGCAGGCGCTTGGTCAGATTCAATATGGCGTGCAGCGGGCCGAAGAAAAGAGCCGCCTGTACAAGCGCTCCATCTATGTAGCTCAGGATATTCGAGCTGGGGAGCCTTTCACGTCGGAGAACATTCGGGTAGTACGCCCCGGTCTAGGGTTGCCGCCGCGTTATTACGAGCCGCTGCTCGGTAAGCCGGCCCGCCAAGATTTGCGCGCCGGCACGCCGCTCACTTGGGAGATGCTGTAG
- a CDS encoding DUF7033 domain-containing protein, which produces MAPILPKISATAVSAEMRLAYVLHHFQQAYAGAATISIGYAGQQPQVEVADGAGDFFERQLPYPSAPNWREWQGRQLPFFFDLASDKPLLELRPDGRAIIHADLISAAFYLLSGWQEYFCEERDRHGRFPFSASVQHRYGFVAVPIVNYYFDILRAAVEHVTSQGLKPLRWAADAPFAAFITHDVDNLFSAWKAPAKAALLRYDWRNFGQRLWQHLTQRDAWDNLAEVQQMVASYGAKSTFFFLPEHRRSANGTPNADYKLRKIWPQAAVDKSEVGLHASLGTAVHAGRLKEDWLKIPVPCSGIRFHYLSWEPRITTTLLHIYNFTHDSTLGFAEHFGFRNSYCLPFQPFLFPNGTAASFLEIPLNVMDATLHHPNYLQLTPDEILPALTPMFQEIERFGGVCTVLWHNENFDPANTHNGPQQFRELMEYLCGRGATFVTGTEVVEILQPSPSD; this is translated from the coding sequence ATGGCTCCTATTCTGCCCAAGATTTCTGCTACTGCTGTTTCCGCTGAAATGCGGCTAGCGTATGTGTTGCACCATTTTCAGCAAGCCTATGCGGGTGCGGCTACGATTTCCATTGGCTACGCCGGGCAACAACCGCAAGTAGAAGTAGCGGATGGCGCCGGTGACTTTTTCGAGCGGCAACTACCTTATCCGTCGGCGCCTAACTGGCGTGAGTGGCAAGGTCGACAGCTGCCTTTCTTCTTCGACCTAGCTTCAGATAAGCCCCTACTTGAGCTCCGCCCCGATGGCCGTGCGATTATCCACGCGGATCTGATTTCGGCGGCATTTTACCTGCTTAGTGGCTGGCAAGAATACTTTTGCGAGGAGCGTGACCGGCACGGCCGTTTCCCGTTCAGCGCCAGCGTGCAGCACCGCTATGGCTTTGTGGCGGTACCTATCGTGAACTACTACTTCGATATTCTCCGAGCAGCTGTTGAGCATGTCACTAGCCAAGGCCTGAAGCCGCTTAGATGGGCTGCTGATGCCCCATTTGCGGCTTTCATCACGCACGACGTTGACAATCTATTCAGTGCTTGGAAGGCGCCCGCCAAAGCCGCGTTGCTCCGCTATGATTGGCGGAATTTCGGACAACGACTGTGGCAGCACTTAACCCAGCGCGACGCCTGGGATAACCTGGCCGAGGTGCAGCAGATGGTAGCTAGCTATGGCGCGAAGAGCACGTTCTTTTTTCTGCCAGAGCATCGGCGCAGCGCTAACGGTACGCCGAATGCCGATTATAAGCTGCGTAAAATATGGCCGCAAGCGGCGGTCGACAAATCTGAGGTTGGGTTACACGCGAGCCTAGGTACTGCTGTACACGCCGGCCGTCTGAAGGAAGATTGGCTTAAAATTCCGGTGCCTTGCAGCGGCATACGCTTCCATTATCTAAGCTGGGAGCCGCGCATTACCACCACGTTATTACACATCTACAACTTCACGCACGATTCCACCCTAGGTTTCGCTGAACACTTCGGTTTTCGGAACTCCTACTGTCTGCCTTTTCAGCCATTTCTTTTCCCTAATGGTACCGCTGCTAGCTTCCTCGAAATCCCGCTCAATGTAATGGACGCAACACTTCACCATCCAAACTACTTGCAGCTAACTCCGGATGAAATTCTGCCCGCTCTCACGCCCATGTTCCAGGAAATCGAGCGGTTTGGCGGCGTGTGCACGGTGCTATGGCACAACGAGAACTTCGACCCAGCTAACACCCACAATGGTCCGCAGCAGTTTCGGGAACTCATGGAGTATCTTTGTGGTCGGGGCGCGACATTCGTGACGGGCACGGAAGTAGTGGAAATTCTGCAACCTAGCCCATCCGACTAA
- a CDS encoding lipopolysaccharide biosynthesis protein — protein MGIVQRQGLRNTIISYIGLGLGFVNTALVLPNFLEPQQLGLTATLSTIATLYAQIAAFGFASVGIRFFPYFRNREAGHHGFLPLLLGVPLLGFIVVTVLYFAGEPLMLHWYADDAALLQPYYAWGAVLALFILLFSLQDAYLKGLYHTAVSSFIQDVVQRLLIVVGALLYARGAFPFSGYVLWYVGVNGTISLLLTGYSLYIKELHLRPTRAALRIKSLREMLSVGGFTLLGSLSGSIIMFVDTLMVGAQVNIAAAGIYGVAANISSALAIPARSLNKIAFPLLADYWKQQDMPRMADFYRRTTLLNTAIGCYLALGIGLNIDFIYSLMKTRYAEGTLVVLLLLGSRLFDGITGVNGLIVVTSPRYRYDLIFNSSLSVLTVALNWWLIPKLGISGAAVAAVIAQVSINLARTWFVWYSYRLQPFTWRIPLVLGIAAAAALAAWLVPLVHSLLITMLVRSVVLTAVYGVLLLLTRAVPEVNGLVQKLAGKLGFRNK, from the coding sequence TTGGGTATCGTTCAGCGGCAGGGGCTGCGTAATACTATTATCTCCTACATCGGCCTGGGGCTAGGTTTCGTGAATACGGCCCTGGTGCTGCCGAATTTTCTGGAGCCGCAGCAGCTAGGCCTCACGGCCACGCTGAGCACGATTGCCACACTTTACGCTCAGATAGCCGCTTTCGGGTTTGCCAGTGTTGGCATCCGGTTTTTCCCGTATTTCCGAAATCGCGAAGCTGGCCACCATGGTTTTCTGCCGCTGCTGCTTGGCGTGCCGCTGCTAGGTTTTATAGTCGTGACGGTGCTCTACTTTGCGGGCGAGCCGCTCATGCTGCATTGGTACGCCGACGATGCGGCGCTGCTCCAACCTTACTACGCTTGGGGAGCCGTGCTGGCGCTGTTTATCCTGTTGTTCTCGTTGCAGGATGCCTACTTGAAAGGCCTGTATCACACGGCCGTTTCCTCTTTTATTCAGGATGTGGTGCAACGCTTACTCATCGTGGTGGGCGCCTTGCTCTATGCGCGGGGTGCATTCCCGTTTAGTGGCTATGTGCTTTGGTACGTGGGCGTCAATGGCACTATTTCCCTGCTGTTAACCGGCTACTCACTTTATATCAAGGAGTTGCACCTACGCCCAACACGTGCTGCGTTGCGCATCAAGTCTTTGCGCGAAATGCTGAGTGTGGGCGGTTTTACGCTGCTGGGCAGCCTCTCCGGCAGCATTATCATGTTTGTTGACACGTTGATGGTGGGCGCTCAGGTAAACATAGCCGCCGCGGGCATTTACGGAGTGGCGGCTAACATCAGTTCGGCGCTGGCTATTCCGGCTCGTTCACTCAACAAGATTGCGTTCCCCCTTTTGGCCGACTACTGGAAGCAACAGGACATGCCCCGCATGGCCGACTTTTATCGGCGTACCACCTTGCTCAACACGGCAATTGGCTGTTACCTAGCCTTGGGTATCGGCCTGAACATCGATTTCATCTATTCGCTGATGAAAACGCGCTATGCCGAGGGCACCTTGGTAGTACTGCTGCTGCTGGGCAGCCGTCTTTTCGACGGCATTACGGGCGTGAACGGCCTCATCGTTGTCACTTCCCCGCGCTACCGCTACGATCTTATTTTCAACTCTTCCTTATCCGTCTTGACCGTCGCCCTAAACTGGTGGCTCATCCCAAAGCTAGGTATCAGCGGCGCAGCCGTGGCAGCCGTCATTGCGCAGGTAAGTATCAACCTGGCCCGGACGTGGTTTGTGTGGTATAGCTACCGCCTCCAGCCGTTCACCTGGCGCATTCCGCTGGTGCTTGGCATTGCCGCTGCTGCCGCGCTGGCCGCGTGGCTGGTGCCATTGGTCCATTCACTGCTTATTACCATGCTTGTTCGCTCGGTGGTACTGACGGCGGTATATGGTGTGCTGCTGCTGCTCACGCGGGCCGTGCCAGAGGTGAATGGCCTAGTGCAAAAGCTAGCTGGTAAGCTAGGTTTTCGTAACAAGTAG